The following nucleotide sequence is from Peribacillus sp. ACCC06369.
AGGGGCAGAGGGCTTTATCTACGCAGTTACAGTCAAAGGCATTACAGGTGCCCGTGATGCTTTTGGGGAAGAGCTCGGGGGCTATTTAAAGAAGGTGAAAGAGCTAAGTCCCGTTCCCGTTCTTGCTGGGTTCGGCATATCGACGCCAGAACATGTTCGTGATGCGATGCAATACTGCGATGGAGTCATTGTCGGCAGTAAAATCATCGAATGCTTTGAAACTGGTAAAGAAGAACAAATTAGTGACTTGATACAAGCTAGCAAAGGATTGGTGCGAAAATAAAGGAAAGGAGAGCCTTCAAGGCTCTCCTTTTTCTAACCAGTTTATTGTGCATCCGATAATTCAATCCGAATACGGATCAAATGGCCGAAAGAGAAAAAACGTCATAACCTTCAAGCACGATTATCCAACGAACTTGACGCATTCCAGTGCGAATTCAAAAAGTTTCTTTCCGACTGTCACAATAAACCGTTTTGAAACCACAACTTCGGTATCAATCGAAAAGGCGGAATTCGAAATGAAAAATGAACTCATACGAAACAAGATGTTTAAGGTTGGCAAATTGACGGTCACGGTAAGAAGCAATGAACCAAGTGAAGAAGCGGTTGAAGATTTCAATTCGTGAATAAATAAAAAGGCATATGAAAAAGCGTCCGAACCCGTTCAACAATAGCGGGCGGAACGCATTTTTTATTTATACGATAATTTATATAATGGAATAAGAGTTTCAAACGTTTCTTTGGCAACGTTCAAGAATGCGTTTCCGTCCGTCAAGATAGGGTCGTTTGCGGGAATGTGTCGTCCAAGAAGGAATTCAGCTTTCTTGACGTCCCGAAAACGTTCAAGCGATTCTTTCAAGTCAATTTCCTTCATTGATATTGCGTCCTTCTTCATATGATCAAGCGAAACAACGAAATCATTCGGAACGGTCGTTTTGATTTCCTTCATATTCTTCAAGAAATTCTTTGCGATTTGCTCTTTGTTCGGCAATTCGTAAATGAACGCAAGCCATATGAATACATGATCGTCAAATAATCCAATCTGAAAATGCGGGTGTTGTTTGTATCCACGTTTATTCGCCGCTATCGCAAGCCATGTATCTTTCGGGGCGTTCACACTTCTTCGGGCGTGTCTTGCAATATGCAAAAACATTTCGTTCCCAAGATTCAAGGAAAGGTCGTCCGTCAACGTTTGCCCGATCGATTGGAACTTCGGTTGAATCCGTTCTTGAATTGCCTTCATTCTTCCGTCAAGACCTTCTATATTAAATGTGTCAAAATCGTTCTTTGTGAATCCTTCAAATTGCATTACATAAAAACTCCTTCTTCAAGTTTATATTATTTTAGGTAGGGGTAAATAAAAATCAAGCAAGGACGAACTATTGAAGATAGATTTTGCGGACAACCCATGTATCATTAGGAGGGTTAACTGTCCGTCTAGCATGCTTTTCGACGTGAGGGTGCATTTCATCGCCCGTCATCACTGACAGTTGTGGGGAAAAATGTTCTCCAAGAGCTTGAAGTTTGGGCTGGATACGTTCTTTTAAAGCATCCACGGGGTTCCAATCCATCAATTTTAAAGACACCAAAATCATCAGCTGTAAAACCTGCAATATTCATTTTCATCTCTCCTACCGTAATATCTGCACATATTGTAGCATAAGTAAAAGTAAAATTTAAAAAATACGATTTGGATTGGTCCTGAAAAAATTCCTTATGGGTTAAAGCACAAATTAGTTGCTATTTGTGGTAGGAAGTCATATGATAAAATAAAATAAATTCAGAAAATTACGTTAATTGATGAAGGGAGAATGTTAATTATGAAACAAGTCATGAACCAAGCATTAAAAGCTAAAGAAGTTGAAAGACATAGAGCTGCAGTGTTAAGAATGGAAATGGACTATGAATTAGCAACCCTTTTTGAAGCAATTGGTGAAGAGAATGACCAAAAGAGGTCACAATGCAAGCAAAGGCTTGAACGCATCCGGTTGGAATTGTTAAAACTGAAAGCCTTGTAAAAAATGATTGGCTGCAGAGATCTTGAAGGAGATTGAATAAAAGAAATGAATCAATTTCAATACAAGGAATTTTATTATAGATGAACGGACACTTATTTTAATAAAAAATATGTGTCCGTTTTTCATTAAATTCCCCAATATATATGAGGCGGAATTTTATTATCAAGCATCGTTGAGTCGGATTCCTTTAATAAGGAAAGGAACCGTTCAAGTCAAGGTAATTTGAAGGGATTCGTGCCGGCTTACCCATGATCGGGAAATCGTATTATGAATTAAACCTTAATTACTGATACGTTTAAAAAAATGGAAAAATTAAGATGTGAAAAACTTGAAGGTAAGCTATATTTGCTTTAATCTTTAGAAGAGGATCATTTTAATGTAGTTTCTGATCATAAAGGACGGGGATATTATAATGGCATCGGTTAAGGAAATGGATACATATGCGAAGTTATGGATGAAAGAGGCGGGTACGAGGCTAAGGGCGTCCTTTACAACCAAGTTGAATATTGAAATGAAAACGAATCCCAATGATTTGGTTACTAATATGGATAAGGGGATAGAAAAGTTTTTTTGTGAAAAAATCGGCGAAGTCTTTCCAGAACACCGGATTTTTGGGGAAGAGGGAATGGGCAATGATATTAAAGACCTAAAAGGAACGGTATGGATCATTGATCCGATTGATGGAACTTTGAATTTCATTCATCAACAGCGGAATTTCGCAATTTCCCTTGGGGTTTATGTGGATGGCATCGGAAAAATTGGCATGATTTATGATGTCGTTAGTGATGAATTATATCATGCGATTAAGGGGCAGGGAGCTTTCATGAATGATCAAAGGCTCCCATCTCTTGAAGAGGCATCGGTAAGCAAAGCGATCGTTTCCATTAATGCAAGCTGGGTAACGGAAAACCGTAGGATTGATCCGAGTCTTCTGGCACCGCTAGTCCGGGATGCAAGAGGGACCCGTTCTTATGGCTCGGCAGCATTGGAGCTTGCATTCGTGGCAGCTGGAAGGATTGATGCATACATAACCATGAGACTCATGCCCTGGGACTTTGCCGGAGGAGTTTTACTGGTTGAGGAAGTGGGCGGGGAAGTTAGTAATATCAAAGGTGACAAATTGGATTTTTTAGAGGGTGACTCACTCTTCGTTTCTAAACCTGGGCTGCACAAAGAAATATTCGATAAATACTTATCAGGTACTTCCAGCCATTAGAACCTGGTTAAAGACGGTGGCAAGCCGAAAGGGAATTTCGAAATGTCCATGGCATGACCGAAGTCTTGGTGAAAATGGAATAAAATACTCACTTTGAAATAATTAACAAAAAAACTCGCTGTCTGTCAGCGAGTTTTTTATATTATAACTTCCCTGCTTCACGCAATTTCTTCTTTTGAGTGAAACCGAACCCCATAACTCCGCAAAGAACAACGATTGCAGCCAATATTCCAATCCAGCTTTTTTCAGCAATGAAGATGCCAATGGAGCCAATGCTGGATGTTGCCAATAACGCTAATATTAAGAAATTCCATTTAATATTCATTAATATCACCCCTAATATATCTATTGTACATAATTTCTGTATTTGTTTCTAGTATGTTTGTGATATAATATGTAAGTTAATACTAGTGATACGTTATACACAAACTTTTTTAGGAGTGAATTTTTTGAAATTAAGAGAAAATATTCGTAATATAGCCATCATTGCCCACGTTGACCATGGTAAAACAACTTTAGTGGATCAGTTGCTTAAGCAATCTGGTACATTTCGTGAAAATGAACATGTAGAAGAACGTGCGATGGATTCTAATGCTATTGAAAAAGAACGCGGAATTACGATTCTTGCGAAAAATACAGCAGTTCAATACCAAGATACAAGAATCAATATTTTGGATACACCTGGTCATGCCGACTTTGGTGGTGAAGTAGAACGGATCATGAAAATGGTTGATGGTGTTTTACTTGTTGTTGATGCATATGAAGGATGTATGCCGCAAACTCGTTTCGTGTTGAAAAAAGCATTGGAACAAAAAATCACGCCAATCGTTGTCGTGAATAAAATTGATAAAGACTCTGCCCGTCCAAACGAAGTTGTGGACGAAGTAATTGACTTATTCATCGAACTTGGAGCTGAAGAAGAACAATTAGAATTCCCTGTTGTCTTTACTTCAGGTATTGCTGGTACAGCAAGCTTGGATTCAGATCCTACGAAACAAGAAAAAGACATGACCCCATTATTCGAAACAATCGTTGAAACGATCCCTGCACCAATTGATAACACTGATGAACCACTTCAATTCCAAGTGGCTTTACTTGATTACAATGATTATGTAGGTCGTATTGGTGTTGGCCGTGTATTCCGTGGGAAAATGCATGTAGGTCAACAAGTTTCATTAATGAAACTTGATGGATCGGTTAAGCAATTCCGTGTAACGAAAATCTTTGGTTATATTGGCTTGAAAAAAGTTGAAATCCAAGAAGCTGTTGCCGGTGATTTAATTGCTGTTTCTGGTATGGAAGATATTAACGTTGGGGAAACAGTTTGTCCTATTGAACATCCTGATGCCCTTCCAATTCTACGTATCGATGAGCCAACATTACAAATGACTTTCCTTGTAAATAACAGCCCATTCGCAGGCCGTGAAGGTAAATTCGTAACAGCTCGTAAAATTGAAGAGCGTTTGAAAAGCCAATTGCAAACTGATGTTAGCTTAAGAGTTGAAAATACAGATTCTCCAGATGTCTGGGTTGTTTCAGGTCGTGGAGAGCTTCACCTTTCTATCTTAATTGAAAACATGAGACGTGAAGGTTATGAACTGCAAGTTTCTAAACCTGAAGTTATCGTACGTTTGATTGATGGAGTGCGTTGTGAGCCAGTTGAACGTGTTCAAATTGATGTACCTGAAGAGCACACTGGTTCTATCATGGAATCCATGGGAGCTCGTAAAGGCGAATTGTTAGATATGATTAATAGCGGAAGTGGTCAAGTTCGTTTACTATTCACGATCCCAGCTCGTGGACTTATTGGTTATTCTACTGAGTTCTTAACAATTACACGTGGTTATGGTATCATGAACCACTCATTTGACAGCTACCAACCAATGGCCCAAGGTCAAGTCGGTGGAAGACGTCAAGGTGTACTTGTATCAATGGAATCTGGAAAAACTACACAATATGGTACGATGCAAGTAGAAGACCGCGGTGTCATTTTCATTGAGCCAGGTACGGATATTTATGAAGGTATGATTGTCGGAGAACATAACCGTGATAGCGATTTGACTGTTAATATCGTAAAAGCGAAACAAATGACAAATATGCGTTCAGCTAATAAAGACCAAACTTCTTCAATGAAAAAACCAAGAATTATGTCCCTTGAAGAAGCTCTGGAATATTTGAACGATGACGAGTACTGTGAAGTAACTCCGGAATCAATCCGTCTTCGTAAAAAAATTCTTGATAAAAACGAGCGTGAAAGAGCAGCTAAAAGAAAAAAAGTTGCTGTTGAAGAAAAATAAATAGCAAGAGGAGGAGAAAAGATTGGATATCCAAGAGCGATTATCATTTTTTGCAGCATTGTACAGAGTGGATGAAAATCCTGAAGCAGGAATGTGGTATTTATATTTGACGATCTTTGGATTATGCATCCTTGTCTATCAGTTAGGTTTTGCCAAAAAGTTACCTTTGCTAAAAAATGTGGTCATTTATGCGGTAATGGCACTTGGATGTACCCTTCTTTCTTTCTTTGCGGTGTTTCTTCCCATGGGGGAAGCATTAATCATCGCTTCACTTGTTCTTGGGATTTATAGATTCCGTCTTCACAATTCGAGAAAAGAAGAACAGGCTTAAGATGATGAAATCATTACAGGATGCTTTATACAATTGGTTGACAATCAAAGTTGTCTGTGATGCAAGGCCTGATGATACAGCTGCACGCGATACAGAAATGTTTTTCATGCAGATGTTGAAAGATGATCATCAGGTAATCATCGATTCGGTTTCAAAAACAGAACCTTTTTATTTCGTCGAGTATCTAATGGGAGATGAAATGAAAAAACAACGTTTTCCGATTGAATTGATTGATATCATGTTAGACCAAATTCAGCTTGAGCCTGATAAGTATAAAAATATCGAGTGATGATAAAAAGAACCGTGCGATATCCGCACGGTTCTTTTTATATTGCTTTAGGGAGGAACAGTCCGTAAAAAAGGTGTAATAGTGACCACAAAAAGAAAGCTGTCAAATCAGAAGGAAGGACAACTTCTGTTTTAGACAGCGCCGATAATGGAAAGTAAAGCATGATGGCAGGAATTATCGTGAAAAAGGCAAGTGTATATTTGTTCCATTCCCTGAAAATTTTCAA
It contains:
- a CDS encoding inositol monophosphatase family protein, with the protein product MASVKEMDTYAKLWMKEAGTRLRASFTTKLNIEMKTNPNDLVTNMDKGIEKFFCEKIGEVFPEHRIFGEEGMGNDIKDLKGTVWIIDPIDGTLNFIHQQRNFAISLGVYVDGIGKIGMIYDVVSDELYHAIKGQGAFMNDQRLPSLEEASVSKAIVSINASWVTENRRIDPSLLAPLVRDARGTRSYGSAALELAFVAAGRIDAYITMRLMPWDFAGGVLLVEEVGGEVSNIKGDKLDFLEGDSLFVSKPGLHKEIFDKYLSGTSSH
- a CDS encoding YlaH-like family protein — encoded protein: MDIQERLSFFAALYRVDENPEAGMWYLYLTIFGLCILVYQLGFAKKLPLLKNVVIYAVMALGCTLLSFFAVFLPMGEALIIASLVLGIYRFRLHNSRKEEQA
- a CDS encoding DUF1054 domain-containing protein, which encodes MQFEGFTKNDFDTFNIEGLDGRMKAIQERIQPKFQSIGQTLTDDLSLNLGNEMFLHIARHARRSVNAPKDTWLAIAANKRGYKQHPHFQIGLFDDHVFIWLAFIYELPNKEQIAKNFLKNMKEIKTTVPNDFVVSLDHMKKDAISMKEIDLKESLERFRDVKKAEFLLGRHIPANDPILTDGNAFLNVAKETFETLIPLYKLSYK
- a CDS encoding YlaF family protein: MNIKWNFLILALLATSSIGSIGIFIAEKSWIGILAAIVVLCGVMGFGFTQKKKLREAGKL
- the typA gene encoding translational GTPase TypA; amino-acid sequence: MKLRENIRNIAIIAHVDHGKTTLVDQLLKQSGTFRENEHVEERAMDSNAIEKERGITILAKNTAVQYQDTRINILDTPGHADFGGEVERIMKMVDGVLLVVDAYEGCMPQTRFVLKKALEQKITPIVVVNKIDKDSARPNEVVDEVIDLFIELGAEEEQLEFPVVFTSGIAGTASLDSDPTKQEKDMTPLFETIVETIPAPIDNTDEPLQFQVALLDYNDYVGRIGVGRVFRGKMHVGQQVSLMKLDGSVKQFRVTKIFGYIGLKKVEIQEAVAGDLIAVSGMEDINVGETVCPIEHPDALPILRIDEPTLQMTFLVNNSPFAGREGKFVTARKIEERLKSQLQTDVSLRVENTDSPDVWVVSGRGELHLSILIENMRREGYELQVSKPEVIVRLIDGVRCEPVERVQIDVPEEHTGSIMESMGARKGELLDMINSGSGQVRLLFTIPARGLIGYSTEFLTITRGYGIMNHSFDSYQPMAQGQVGGRRQGVLVSMESGKTTQYGTMQVEDRGVIFIEPGTDIYEGMIVGEHNRDSDLTVNIVKAKQMTNMRSANKDQTSSMKKPRIMSLEEALEYLNDDEYCEVTPESIRLRKKILDKNERERAAKRKKVAVEEK